One window of the Glycocaulis alkaliphilus genome contains the following:
- the lpxC gene encoding UDP-3-O-acyl-N-acetylglucosamine deacetylase translates to MTERTTLAQTAVCAGIGLHTGARVRMVLKPAQAGTGIVFERTDLDVADRLIPARYDLVRSTDLGTTIINADGAAVSTVEHLMAAFAGLGVDDVLVELHGPEVPAMDGSSMPFIELLEHTGLKTQPAPRRAIRILKPVEVSLGGRSAVFLPSLQPAIDVSIDFDNAVIGRQQYRFEISPAGFRSEIAAARTFGFRREYESLLKAGLARGGSMENAIVLDDEGVANPEGLRFADEFVRHKILDAVGDLYLAGAPILGLYQASRPGHGINNVAVRALMADTSAWKWVAMSEMAEAVEPGRAARG, encoded by the coding sequence ATGACTGAGCGGACGACGCTGGCCCAGACGGCCGTTTGTGCAGGCATTGGCCTGCATACGGGCGCACGGGTGCGCATGGTGCTCAAACCGGCTCAGGCGGGAACGGGCATTGTATTTGAACGCACCGATCTGGATGTCGCAGACCGACTGATACCGGCCCGCTATGATCTTGTGCGGTCTACCGATCTCGGCACGACCATCATTAACGCCGATGGCGCCGCGGTATCGACGGTGGAGCACCTGATGGCGGCTTTTGCCGGCCTGGGTGTGGATGATGTGCTGGTTGAGCTGCACGGGCCTGAAGTGCCAGCCATGGATGGCTCCTCCATGCCGTTCATCGAGCTTCTTGAGCACACGGGACTTAAGACCCAGCCCGCGCCGCGCCGCGCGATCCGCATTCTCAAGCCGGTCGAGGTTTCGCTGGGCGGGCGCAGTGCCGTCTTCCTGCCCTCGCTCCAGCCGGCCATCGATGTCAGCATTGATTTCGACAATGCGGTCATTGGCCGCCAGCAATACCGTTTCGAGATCAGCCCGGCCGGTTTCCGCAGCGAGATCGCTGCAGCCCGCACGTTTGGCTTCCGCCGCGAATACGAATCGCTGCTCAAGGCGGGCCTCGCACGCGGCGGCTCGATGGAAAACGCCATCGTTCTGGACGATGAGGGCGTGGCGAATCCTGAAGGTCTGCGCTTTGCCGACGAATTTGTCCGCCACAAGATTCTGGACGCGGTCGGCGACCTCTATCTTGCCGGCGCGCCGATCCTTGGCCTCTATCAGGCCTCGCGTCCGGGCCACGGTATCAACAATGTCGCTGTACGTGCCCTGATGGCCGATACGTCGGCCTGGAAATGGGTGGCAATGAGCGAAATGGCAGAAGCCGTGGAGCCGGGCAGGGCGGCGCGCGGCTAG
- the ftsZ gene encoding cell division protein FtsZ, whose protein sequence is MALNISAPEATELKPRILVFGVGGAGGNAVNNMIDASLEGVDFVVANTDAQALQRSGTPNRIQIGHQITQGLGAGARPEIGMQSAEDSISEIIEYLQGAHMVFITAGMGGGTGTGAAPVIARAAREQGILTVGVVTKPFHFEGAKRMRLAEAGIEQLQNHVDTLIVIPNQNLFRIATEKTTFAEAFSMADQVLHSGVRGITDLMVMPGLINLDFADVRTVMNEMGKAMMGTGEASGEKRAIEAAHAAINNPLLDDVSMKGARGVLINITGGMDMTLYEVDEAANEIRDQVDPDANIIVGSTFDESLNGTIRVSVVATGIEAEQMQQADPRRRTEPASLMSTLKPREVSRPGQPLVRRLNDEAETVRAKAVADGGIHAKAAAWRAAQEAQTVAAPQDEQPSPARADILDDAVSAPDAYTAEEEAQTVDTRPEVVRHQERLAEVAQTIRREPAPQEEEREEAPARRGLSIFGRRAKTPAAPVESRTAPRPPVQAQRAPAPAEPVQRTSPAGDLFGEDFDDADLDIPAFLRRQAN, encoded by the coding sequence ATGGCGCTGAATATTTCTGCCCCCGAAGCGACTGAACTTAAACCCAGAATTCTCGTTTTCGGCGTGGGCGGCGCCGGCGGCAATGCTGTCAACAACATGATCGATGCAAGCCTTGAAGGCGTTGATTTTGTTGTCGCCAACACAGATGCACAGGCGCTTCAGCGCTCCGGCACACCCAATCGCATCCAGATCGGTCATCAGATCACGCAAGGTCTCGGCGCCGGTGCCCGTCCAGAGATCGGCATGCAGTCGGCAGAAGACTCGATCTCGGAGATTATCGAGTACCTGCAAGGCGCGCACATGGTGTTCATCACGGCCGGTATGGGCGGTGGAACGGGCACGGGCGCAGCGCCGGTCATCGCGCGCGCTGCCCGCGAGCAGGGCATTCTCACCGTCGGCGTCGTGACCAAGCCCTTCCATTTCGAGGGCGCAAAGCGCATGCGTCTGGCCGAGGCCGGTATTGAGCAGCTCCAGAACCATGTCGATACGCTCATTGTCATTCCCAACCAGAACCTGTTCCGTATCGCCACCGAGAAGACGACATTTGCCGAAGCCTTCTCCATGGCTGACCAGGTGCTCCATTCGGGCGTGCGCGGCATTACCGACCTGATGGTCATGCCTGGCCTCATCAATCTCGACTTCGCCGATGTGCGCACCGTGATGAACGAGATGGGCAAGGCGATGATGGGTACTGGAGAAGCCTCTGGCGAGAAGCGCGCCATCGAGGCGGCCCATGCGGCGATCAATAATCCGCTGCTCGATGATGTGTCGATGAAGGGCGCGCGCGGCGTGCTCATCAACATCACCGGCGGCATGGACATGACGCTGTACGAGGTGGACGAGGCGGCCAACGAGATCCGCGATCAGGTGGACCCGGACGCCAATATCATTGTCGGTTCGACCTTTGATGAGAGCCTCAACGGCACGATACGCGTCTCGGTAGTTGCCACCGGCATCGAGGCCGAACAGATGCAGCAGGCCGATCCGCGCCGCCGCACCGAGCCGGCCAGCCTGATGAGCACGCTCAAGCCGCGTGAAGTCAGCCGTCCGGGCCAGCCGCTGGTGCGCCGGCTCAATGACGAAGCCGAGACGGTCCGCGCCAAGGCTGTCGCTGATGGTGGTATCCATGCGAAGGCGGCTGCCTGGCGCGCCGCGCAGGAAGCCCAGACAGTAGCTGCGCCGCAGGATGAGCAGCCTTCGCCAGCCCGTGCCGACATCCTGGATGACGCTGTGTCGGCCCCGGATGCCTATACGGCTGAGGAAGAGGCGCAGACGGTCGACACAAGACCGGAAGTGGTGCGTCATCAGGAGCGCCTTGCAGAAGTGGCCCAGACAATCCGCCGCGAGCCGGCCCCGCAGGAAGAAGAGCGTGAGGAAGCCCCGGCGCGCCGCGGACTTTCCATCTTCGGGCGGCGGGCGAAGACCCCGGCCGCTCCTGTGGAATCACGCACCGCCCCGCGCCCGCCCGTTCAGGCGCAACGTGCCCCGGCTCCGGCCGAACCCGTACAGCGCACATCCCCGGCAGGCGATCTGTTTGGCGAGGATTTTGACGACGCGGATCTGGATATTCCCGCCTTCCTGCGCCGTCAGGCCAATTAG